A single genomic interval of Campylobacter anatolicus harbors:
- a CDS encoding O-acetylhomoserine aminocarboxypropyltransferase/cysteine synthase family protein, whose amino-acid sequence MKQESIAIHAGYDTKQGTGAMAVPIYSTTAFDFGTADTAANRFALAELGPIYSRLTNPTLDILETRFAEFDGGAAAISTSSGQAAMFFAVANLAAAGDNIILASKVYGGATSLFTHTMKRFGLQARIFDADSADELENLIDDRTKAIFFESLSNPQIAIPNIEKITQIAKKHRVVTIVDNTVATPVLFAPFSHGIDMAVYSVTKYVGGQGNALGGMIVSSKELNALLKGNPRYPHFNEPDESYHGLVFASLPEIFDINTLRIRVGLMRDIGAVLSPDSAFKIIQGLETLSIRMQKHCENALKVAEFLSSHNKVKAVNYPGLKSDKFNDRAKKYLKDGFASALISFDVGDKEIAKHIINSTKLFKIVVNIGDTKSLITHPASTTHSQLSEAELNANGIGAGVIRLSIGIENADDLIADLKQALDA is encoded by the coding sequence GTGAAACAAGAGAGCATTGCAATACACGCAGGATACGATACGAAACAAGGTACAGGAGCTATGGCGGTGCCGATTTATTCTACTACAGCATTTGACTTTGGTACGGCTGACACAGCAGCAAACCGCTTTGCATTAGCTGAGCTTGGACCTATATACTCACGCCTTACAAACCCTACGCTTGATATTTTAGAGACCCGTTTTGCCGAGTTTGATGGCGGAGCAGCTGCGATAAGTACTTCAAGCGGACAAGCAGCGATGTTTTTTGCTGTGGCAAATTTAGCTGCGGCAGGAGACAATATCATCTTAGCCAGTAAAGTTTATGGTGGTGCAACATCACTATTTACACATACAATGAAGAGGTTTGGTTTACAGGCTAGAATATTTGACGCTGATAGTGCAGATGAGCTTGAGAATTTGATAGACGATAGGACAAAAGCGATATTTTTTGAATCCCTTTCAAATCCGCAAATCGCCATCCCAAATATAGAAAAAATCACGCAAATCGCCAAAAAACATAGGGTTGTGACGATAGTTGATAACACAGTGGCAACACCCGTGCTGTTTGCACCATTCTCACACGGCATAGACATGGCAGTATATAGCGTAACAAAATATGTCGGCGGTCAGGGAAATGCCTTAGGCGGTATGATAGTTAGTTCAAAGGAATTAAATGCACTACTAAAAGGCAACCCACGCTATCCGCACTTTAATGAGCCAGATGAGAGCTACCACGGACTTGTATTTGCGAGTTTACCTGAGATATTTGATATAAATACGCTTCGCATACGTGTTGGACTTATGAGAGATATCGGTGCTGTGCTTTCTCCAGATAGTGCATTTAAGATTATCCAAGGACTTGAGACGCTTAGTATAAGGATGCAAAAACACTGCGAAAATGCTCTAAAAGTGGCTGAATTTTTAAGCTCACACAATAAGGTAAAAGCGGTAAACTACCCAGGACTTAAGAGTGATAAATTTAATGATAGAGCTAAAAAATATCTAAAAGATGGGTTTGCAAGTGCGTTAATAAGCTTTGATGTGGGTGATAAAGAGATAGCAAAACATATCATAAACTCAACTAAACTTTTCAAAATAGTAGTAAATATCGGCGACACAAAATCACTCATCACTCATCCAGCTAGTACAACCCACTCGCAACTAAGCGAAGCTGAGCTAAATGCAAATGGTATAGGTGCAGGGGTGATTCGCCTAAGTATTGGCATAGAAAATGCCGATGATTTAATAGCCGATCTAAAACAAGCGTTAGATGCGTAA
- a CDS encoding heat shock protein transcriptional repressor HspR, whose product MQNYDEPLYLISVVAKILSIHPQTLRQYEREGLVEPSRTEGKMRLYSQRDVDRVKMILRLTRDLGVNLAGVDVILQLKEKMDEFETTIAELRAKLDRPNGGTIPTKKSLVKRKNSFDLIFYEENK is encoded by the coding sequence ATGCAAAATTACGATGAACCGCTATACCTAATAAGTGTTGTTGCAAAGATCTTAAGCATACATCCACAGACCCTAAGACAATATGAGCGTGAAGGGCTTGTAGAACCATCTCGCACAGAGGGAAAGATGCGACTTTATTCACAACGTGACGTGGATCGCGTCAAGATGATACTGCGTCTAACACGCGATCTTGGCGTAAATTTAGCTGGCGTTGATGTGATATTGCAGCTTAAAGAAAAAATGGATGAATTTGAAACTACAATAGCAGAGCTAAGAGCCAAGTTAGATAGGCCAAATGGAGGAACTATACCAACTAAAAAATCGCTAGTCAAACGTAAAAATAGCTTTGATTTGATATTTTATGAAGAGAACAAATAG
- a CDS encoding potassium/proton antiporter yields MENLLLFFAILLLASIFMSKISDKFGIPSLLVFLFIGMLAGSDGLLGVQFDNQYIAQNVGMIALIFILYAGGLDTNFNSIKPVFGRALTLATLGVVLTAVCIAPVAKLLLGFDWLEAFLLGAIISSTDAAAVFAILRAKKISLKNNLAPLLEFESGSNDPMAIFLTMSIVQMISLSTMPTLTDWITTLCMQFGIGILIGYLFGVALPSIFNKLRLDNWGLYPVFSIAWVLLLYTLCFKVGGNGYLAVYIAGIFINKKEFVHKKNLIGFHDGIAWTMQIVVFLTLGLLVYPSQLPGIALFAFILAMWLTFIARPVGVFVSLVFSRYKINEKLFVSWVGLRGVVPVVLATYAYVDGIEHANMIFNIIFCMVLISIFMQGMSLGLVAKKLKVNEEQQIEPIKATENSPILTYALRQHTIHFGSKLIGKNLAELELPEKFLIILIKRKNEYVKASGSSIFEEGDLLLIQCENHALYQETIKSFMID; encoded by the coding sequence ATGGAAAATTTACTTCTATTTTTTGCTATTTTACTATTAGCAAGCATTTTTATGAGTAAAATTTCTGATAAATTTGGTATCCCATCATTGCTCGTATTTTTGTTTATAGGTATGCTTGCTGGCTCAGATGGCTTGCTCGGAGTGCAGTTTGATAACCAATACATCGCTCAAAATGTTGGTATGATTGCACTAATTTTTATTTTATATGCCGGTGGTCTTGATACAAATTTTAACTCTATTAAGCCAGTTTTTGGACGTGCGTTGACATTAGCGACGCTTGGAGTTGTTCTGACAGCCGTTTGTATAGCACCGGTGGCTAAATTGTTACTTGGATTTGATTGGTTAGAGGCATTTTTACTCGGTGCTATCATCTCTTCAACTGATGCCGCTGCGGTATTTGCAATCCTTAGAGCAAAGAAAATTTCACTTAAAAATAACCTTGCTCCACTTTTAGAGTTTGAATCTGGCTCAAATGACCCTATGGCTATATTTCTTACAATGAGTATAGTTCAGATGATTTCACTTTCGACTATGCCGACGCTTACGGATTGGATTACTACGCTTTGTATGCAGTTTGGTATAGGAATTTTGATTGGTTATTTATTTGGAGTAGCACTTCCATCAATATTTAATAAGCTAAGACTTGATAACTGGGGACTTTATCCAGTGTTTTCTATTGCGTGGGTATTGTTGCTATATACACTATGTTTTAAAGTCGGTGGCAATGGATATTTAGCTGTTTATATAGCAGGAATTTTTATAAATAAAAAAGAATTTGTGCATAAGAAAAATTTGATAGGTTTTCACGATGGTATCGCTTGGACTATGCAGATAGTAGTGTTTTTAACGCTTGGCTTGCTTGTATATCCATCTCAGCTTCCAGGTATCGCACTATTTGCTTTTATCCTTGCTATGTGGCTCACATTTATTGCACGACCTGTTGGTGTTTTTGTATCGCTTGTATTTTCTAGATATAAGATAAACGAAAAACTCTTTGTGTCTTGGGTAGGGCTTCGTGGTGTTGTGCCTGTTGTTCTTGCTACATATGCATATGTTGATGGTATAGAACACGCAAATATGATATTTAATATCATATTTTGTATGGTTTTGATATCTATATTTATGCAGGGTATGTCTCTTGGACTCGTTGCTAAAAAGCTAAAAGTTAACGAAGAACAGCAGATAGAACCGATAAAAGCAACAGAAAACTCACCTATCTTAACATACGCACTTCGTCAACATACGATACATTTTGGCTCAAAACTCATCGGTAAAAACTTGGCTGAGCTTGAATTGCCTGAGAAATTTCTTATTATTCTAATCAAACGTAAAAATGAGTATGTAAAAGCTAGTGGTTCGTCTATATTTGAAGAGGGCGATTTGTTGCTTATTCAGTGTGAAAACCATGCACTTTATCAAGAGACTATTAAGAGTTTTATGATAGATTAA
- a CDS encoding response regulator transcription factor — protein sequence MIKILMIEDDSELAELLCEYLSKFDIQVTTADEPYIGLSTLNTQSFDLVILDLTLPGLDGLEVCKEIRKDHNIPIIISSARHDITDKVNALDNGADDYLPKPYDPQELLARIKSHMRRRSVSMNDELGQNFKKDIVLKEFEHEILFKGSPLNLTAAEFDILEYLLKKQGGAVTREELIYNCDSINEDSSNKSIDVIIGRIRAKLSENPKEPRYIHAIRGIGYKLVL from the coding sequence ATGATAAAAATTTTAATGATAGAAGATGATAGTGAGTTAGCCGAGCTTTTATGTGAATATCTAAGCAAATTTGACATACAAGTAACAACTGCAGATGAGCCATATATAGGGCTTTCTACACTAAATACACAGAGTTTTGACCTAGTTATTTTAGATCTTACGTTACCTGGGCTTGATGGACTTGAGGTATGTAAAGAAATTCGTAAAGATCACAATATACCTATCATTATTTCAAGTGCCAGACACGACATCACAGACAAGGTAAATGCCTTAGATAACGGAGCTGATGATTATCTGCCAAAGCCTTATGATCCGCAAGAGTTACTTGCTCGTATAAAGAGTCATATGCGTCGCCGAAGTGTGAGTATGAACGATGAGCTGGGGCAGAATTTTAAAAAAGATATAGTGCTTAAAGAATTTGAACACGAGATATTGTTTAAAGGCAGTCCTTTAAATTTAACTGCAGCTGAGTTTGATATACTTGAATATCTTTTAAAAAAGCAAGGTGGTGCCGTTACACGCGAAGAGCTTATTTATAATTGCGATAGTATAAACGAGGACAGTTCAAACAAAAGCATAGATGTCATCATAGGTCGCATACGTGCAAAACTCAGTGAAAATCCAAAAGAACCACGTTACATTCACGCTATACGTGGCATTGGTTATAAGCTGGTTCTTTGA
- a CDS encoding Do family serine endopeptidase, which translates to MKKMVLLSVAVASCIFAANINFLEADSDITRISPLQNDKNVILSYHSSIADAKKSVVNISTTRTTNSRNGVEQMFNDPFFRDFFGFNFGVPRENEKSTSLGSGVIISDNGYIVTNYHVIEDSDQILVTLPNGGKEYKAKIIGSDPKTDLAVIKIEANGLNAIKFADSSKLLDGDVVFAIGNPFGVGESVTQGIVSGLNKDNIGLNQYENFIQTDASINPGNSGGALVDSRGALVGINSAILSRGGDSSGIGFAIPSTMVKDVAGKLINDGKIERGYIGVMIANLTDEQKDLYNSKEGALISSIEKGLPADEAGLKRGDLVTLANGKSIKNATDLKNLIGSLSPNSEISITYERSGKSYDTKLRLANMDKNLKAAKDSSIVDGLSVSNLSEELRFKFRLSSEIIGILVTDVKRNSKAEEFGFERGDIIVQVGEESIKDVQSFTKAIQAHKGKKALVWVNRKGIMQGLVIK; encoded by the coding sequence ATGAAAAAAATGGTTTTGCTTTCAGTTGCAGTTGCTAGTTGTATTTTTGCAGCTAATATAAATTTTTTAGAAGCGGATTCTGATATAACTCGTATCTCTCCACTACAAAATGATAAAAATGTTATTTTATCATATCATAGCTCGATAGCTGATGCTAAAAAATCAGTTGTAAATATCTCGACCACACGAACCACCAATAGCAGAAATGGCGTAGAACAGATGTTTAATGATCCCTTTTTTAGAGATTTTTTTGGATTTAACTTTGGTGTGCCAAGAGAGAACGAAAAGAGCACTTCACTAGGATCTGGCGTCATCATATCAGACAATGGTTATATCGTTACAAACTACCATGTTATTGAAGATAGCGATCAAATTTTAGTTACTCTACCAAACGGCGGTAAGGAGTATAAAGCTAAGATCATAGGGAGCGATCCAAAGACCGATCTGGCTGTTATAAAGATAGAAGCAAATGGGCTAAATGCGATTAAATTTGCAGATTCATCAAAGCTACTTGATGGAGATGTTGTATTTGCAATAGGTAATCCATTTGGTGTGGGCGAAAGTGTAACGCAGGGTATCGTATCAGGCTTAAATAAAGATAATATAGGACTAAATCAGTATGAAAATTTCATCCAAACTGACGCTTCAATCAACCCTGGCAATTCAGGCGGAGCGTTAGTAGATAGCCGTGGGGCATTAGTCGGTATAAACTCAGCCATACTTTCACGTGGTGGCGATAGCAGTGGCATCGGATTTGCGATACCTTCAACGATGGTAAAAGATGTTGCAGGAAAGCTCATAAATGATGGTAAGATAGAACGTGGATATATCGGAGTAATGATAGCAAATTTAACAGATGAACAAAAAGATCTATATAACAGTAAAGAAGGTGCTTTAATAAGTAGTATTGAAAAGGGCTTACCAGCAGATGAAGCTGGGTTAAAACGAGGTGATTTAGTCACGCTAGCAAATGGTAAAAGTATCAAAAATGCAACTGATCTTAAAAATTTAATAGGCTCATTATCGCCAAATAGCGAGATAAGCATAACATATGAGCGTTCAGGAAAGAGCTATGACACAAAGCTAAGACTAGCAAATATGGACAAAAATCTCAAAGCTGCAAAAGATAGCTCTATCGTGGATGGGCTTAGCGTATCAAATTTAAGTGAAGAACTTCGTTTTAAATTTAGACTAAGTAGCGAGATTATTGGTATTTTAGTAACTGATGTAAAAAGGAATTCAAAAGCAGAAGAGTTTGGGTTTGAACGAGGAGATATCATCGTGCAAGTGGGCGAAGAGAGTATAAAAGATGTGCAAAGTTTTACTAAAGCTATACAGGCTCATAAAGGCAAAAAAGCTCTAGTCTGGGTCAACCGCAAAGGCATAATGCAAGGTTTGGTTATTAAGTAA
- a CDS encoding pyridoxal-5'-phosphate-dependent protein, translating into MAAQVFSSIISPKNILSLVELEISIIERYHTVDKGADSISLIYFRLPSEFGYDKIFEEILRQTDVVIKEREHCIAILYATDKLGASLLLGGIQEFLNEKPIDLVLSYPNDASNAWTLLTKFQDEIKDNYGVLLDVLSIDNEYEIFENIL; encoded by the coding sequence ATGGCGGCACAAGTCTTTTCATCTATAATTTCACCAAAAAATATTTTGTCTTTAGTCGAGCTAGAAATTTCTATCATAGAGCGTTATCATACCGTAGATAAGGGTGCAGATAGCATATCTTTGATATATTTTCGTCTTCCTAGTGAGTTTGGGTATGATAAAATTTTTGAAGAAATTTTAAGACAAACTGATGTCGTCATAAAAGAGCGAGAACACTGTATAGCGATACTTTATGCTACTGATAAACTTGGTGCGTCATTGCTTTTAGGAGGAATTCAGGAGTTTTTAAATGAAAAACCTATAGACCTAGTGCTAAGCTATCCAAATGATGCTAGTAATGCATGGACTTTGCTTACTAAATTTCAAGATGAGATAAAAGATAATTATGGCGTTTTACTTGATGTTTTAAGTATTGATAACGAGTATGAAATTTTTGAAAATATTTTATAA
- a CDS encoding ArsS family sensor histidine kinase, with product MQRSSIFITITFIFALALISIFFAFLWLMEFDKQNYTRELNTKYSNVARANLFYMSGIINEEEFTRQLGSVDMPEIKDENRKTVILTHATIIEEISDDIGSSAILLFDKHHYLKIQHLDEVKLLKDKEFQPYRYEVIKVVFVVVALILLGAYIFVLYKIKPLRRLKRQIDKFAAGNLNDVANVSRGNDEISEVSQAFYDAVCQIKTLNDSRHLFLRNIMHELKTPITKGLIAAQMIESGKNQERLISVFHKLESLINELAAIEQTTSKIALSNKTTCFIEDLMDEALDIAMIEKDQVSINELDEVRLNVDFKLFAIAIKNMIDNGIKYSSDKHVNITISNEYIKFITQGERLKNDLKFYIEPFIKGENAQKSFGLGLYIVSNILEAHGLRLGYEYKNSLNIFSFENLKGIITK from the coding sequence ATGCAACGTTCATCGATATTTATCACTATAACCTTTATATTTGCTCTTGCACTTATATCGATATTTTTCGCATTTTTATGGCTTATGGAGTTTGATAAGCAAAATTACACTCGTGAGCTAAATACAAAATATTCAAATGTCGCACGTGCAAATTTATTTTATATGAGCGGAATAATAAATGAAGAGGAATTTACTCGTCAACTTGGTAGCGTTGATATGCCAGAGATAAAAGATGAAAATAGAAAGACTGTAATTTTAACTCACGCAACTATCATCGAAGAAATTTCAGACGACATCGGTTCGAGTGCGATTTTACTATTTGATAAGCACCACTATCTAAAGATACAGCATCTTGATGAAGTAAAACTACTCAAAGATAAAGAGTTTCAGCCGTATAGATATGAAGTTATAAAGGTCGTATTTGTAGTAGTTGCATTAATTTTACTTGGTGCTTACATATTTGTACTTTACAAGATAAAGCCTTTGCGTCGGTTAAAGCGACAGATAGATAAATTTGCTGCTGGGAATTTAAACGATGTTGCAAATGTTAGTCGTGGAAATGATGAAATTTCAGAGGTTTCACAGGCTTTTTATGATGCGGTTTGTCAGATAAAGACACTAAATGACTCACGACATCTATTTTTACGTAACATTATGCATGAATTAAAAACGCCGATTACTAAAGGTCTTATAGCTGCCCAGATGATAGAAAGTGGAAAAAATCAAGAGCGACTTATATCGGTATTTCATAAGTTAGAAAGCCTTATAAACGAACTTGCTGCTATCGAACAAACGACATCGAAGATCGCATTAAGCAATAAGACAACTTGCTTTATTGAGGATTTGATGGATGAGGCTCTTGATATAGCTATGATCGAAAAAGATCAGGTTAGCATTAATGAACTTGATGAAGTTAGGCTAAATGTTGATTTTAAACTTTTTGCTATAGCGATCAAAAATATGATAGATAATGGTATAAAATATTCAAGCGATAAACATGTAAATATTACGATTAGCAACGAGTATATTAAATTCATCACACAAGGTGAGCGACTAAAAAATGACTTGAAATTTTATATCGAGCCATTTATAAAAGGTGAAAATGCACAAAAAAGCTTTGGTTTGGGGCTTTATATCGTCAGCAATATCCTTGAAGCACATGGATTAAGGCTAGGATATGAATATAAAAACAGTCTAAATATATTTTCTTTTGAGAATTTAAAAGGTATAATAACGAAATAA
- a CDS encoding DnaJ C-terminal domain-containing protein, with protein MSESLYETLGVSKGASSDEIKKAYRKLARKYHPDINKDPGAEDKFKEINAAYEVLSDDKKRALYDTHGDTMFGGQNFHDFARGQAGMGDLNDIINSIFGGGFSGGRSKFNGGFSSFGGFGAEDFGGFSTGLDINAKINIPFDVAVIGGEHSINLNGNSIKIKIPSGINDGEKLRIKGKGKSAGGRVGDLLLSVNIEQSSEYERDGDDLYKDVEIPLKTMLFGGKVEIHTYKKDVTIKIAEGSKTGTKIRLKGYGVQNRKSGIYGDLYLKARVKLPNLVELDPEFVKSLKENLPE; from the coding sequence GTGAGTGAAAGTCTATATGAAACACTTGGTGTTAGCAAGGGTGCAAGTAGCGATGAAATCAAAAAAGCGTACCGTAAACTAGCCCGCAAATACCATCCAGACATCAACAAAGACCCTGGTGCGGAGGATAAATTTAAAGAGATAAATGCTGCCTATGAAGTTTTAAGCGATGATAAAAAACGTGCCTTGTATGATACACACGGCGACACTATGTTTGGGGGACAAAATTTCCACGACTTCGCACGAGGTCAAGCTGGTATGGGTGATCTAAACGACATCATAAATAGCATATTTGGTGGCGGTTTTAGTGGTGGCAGGAGTAAATTTAATGGTGGTTTTAGCAGTTTTGGCGGATTTGGAGCGGAGGACTTTGGTGGATTTAGTACAGGACTTGATATAAACGCAAAGATAAATATACCGTTTGACGTAGCCGTCATAGGTGGCGAACACTCTATAAATTTAAATGGCAACAGCATAAAAATCAAGATACCAAGTGGCATAAATGATGGCGAGAAACTGCGTATAAAAGGCAAAGGTAAAAGTGCTGGTGGCAGAGTCGGTGACTTGCTTTTAAGCGTAAATATAGAACAAAGTAGTGAGTATGAAAGGGATGGAGATGACTTGTATAAGGATGTAGAGATACCACTCAAAACTATGCTCTTTGGCGGTAAAGTAGAAATTCATACATACAAAAAAGATGTAACTATAAAGATAGCTGAAGGCTCAAAAACAGGTACAAAGATACGGCTAAAAGGATATGGAGTGCAAAATAGGAAGAGCGGAATTTATGGCGACTTATACTTAAAAGCACGTGTAAAACTACCAAATTTAGTCGAGCTTGACCCTGAATTTGTTAAAAGCTTAAAAGAAAATTTACCGGAGTAA